The window GTGATAGCTTGGTAACTGGCAATAAGCTGCCTTGCTAGTTGTGGAATTCAGTCTTATTTATAATCAGAACCATGGAGAACTTCTaggaaaaattagcaaaaaaaaaaaaaaaaaagagcctcagTATTGATTATGAtatcaagattaaaaaatatatgctcAAAAGATCAGTGCATTTCCTCCAATGTAACAGATTTAGGCCCAAGACAAAATTGGTACTTGGGTATTAAGCCATCTTAAGACACATACCCCAAACATACATCCGGATGAACTGTAAGCTAGAAGGCAGGAGAATATGTTCCTAGCCAATTCCTATTTTCTCCCATAGAATGTTATTTACTGTACCTTTCTAAGCCGGTACCCCTGCTTGCCCAAGGGGTCCTGGTTGATGGCAATTACATCCTTATTCTGAAGAAGGCCTTTGGCTTCAGGGCTGATGTGTCGGAGGTCATTGGACATGAATAATGGAGCAGCCATGATAGCCCAGAGGGCCATCTGAGTTACTTGCTGATCCTGGCTGAGACCAAAGTTGCCAATCACCAACTGGGACAAAGAATGAAGTAAGAATTCAAGTGAGGTAGgacaaaatattgttaaaattgccCAGTCACAGAGAAAAGTCACATTCCTGGGCACCCTGCTCTGAGTACTTTCACAAAGAGCCTGCCCTCAGGAACTTCTCCTTTCTAATTTACCTTGAGTGTCAAGGGAGAAACAGGTCCACTGCAGGAGCCTGAACAGGAGGGCTCAGATTCTTACCATATCAGGGTCATTCCAACCCCCTGGTCCTGCGGCAGGAACAACTGACTCCTGGTTAGAAGATGTCCAGTCTAAGATGCTCCTTACACTTTGCCAAGAATCATAAATGTCAGCAGAATTTCTCCAGTGATTGCAGTACTGACGGATTTCTGTGTAATTGGGCTATAAAAACAGAGAGAATGCTTCTGTTTACTTTCAAGTAACATTCTTGTGAGATGAAAACAGTGAAGTTTAAAGAAGGCACTCGTAGCCTTCTCAATTTAGTTTACAGATGAAAGGTCTCCACGAAGAGAGCTAATTACTTTCTAGACTGGAATTTCATTGTAAGAAGTTTGCTTCAGAAGTAGCCATATAACTTAAAATGGCTTTAACACTGTTTTGGCTGGAAATTTACCAAATGGTAACTAGGTACAGTAGTCCCCCCTTATCACAGGGAATACATTCCAAGActcccagtggatgcctgaaaccactAACAGTACCAAACTCTATCtatactatgttttttcttaTACCGGTACTAACGGGTCGGTAGCATCCACAGCTGGACAAAAAGATGATTCATGTCCTGGGCAGGATGGAGTGGATGGCATGAGATTTTATCATGTTACTTAGAAGAGGGTGCAATATAAAAActtataaattgtttatttctggaattttccatttaatatttttggactgcAGTTGACCAGGGGTAACTGAAGCTGTGCAAAGTAGTACCGTGGATTGGGGCGACTACTGTATTGGGATTATGGAAGATTTTAGTTTTTCCACACTTCActatatttcaaacttttccaaaaggaacatgtattactttgataattagaaataaacagaatgatctcctaatataatattgtaaatcaactacacttcagtggAAAAAGAAGTAACTAAGATGATTTTAATAAGTAAAAGCAAAAGCTGCAAATGACACAGGACTTGGCAAGCATATTAAGCAATTTGAACCCTAGGCATACAATCtgttaaaggaatgaataaaagcTTGTACATAGGCAGGTGGGATATCTGACATTTAAGATGTTGAGAAAGAGGTGAGAGAATTTTGCAGATTAGAAGGAAACAACAGGGATTCATTCTATAAACAACTACTCAACACTTACCACATTGAAGGGATACAGTGATAAAGtcagacaaggtccctgccctcctggagcttacattctaatggaggagacagacagtaagCAAGTCAACAAATAATTGCACATAGTGCTAAGCTCTTAGAAGGAAACTGAACAGGTTAACACGATAAAGAATGAAGTAGGCTGATTCAGGATATATTTTGTACTGAGAGGACTGCTGATGGATAGGTTGTGAACCATGAGACAAAAGAAAGGATCAAAGATGCCTGGCTTCCCAGTTGATGGCAGCTTAGACTTCAATTACAGCAGTGGGGTTGTGAGAAGTAGGTGGATCCCAGGAGAGATGTTAGGATGAGACTGTTAACTAGGGTTTAACTTTGACAGGGACCTTTGTCTCCTTTGTTCTCAAGTTCTGAAAATCTATCGGCAAGGCTCTGGTGGATTCTGGGCTCACTAGCTCACCTTAACAAAGGGCCATGCATAAAGAGGCCACTCACAGGAGTACACAATGCTTCTGCCAGTCCTGTTCAGGGCCAAGGACATTTGCTTATAACCTGTATGAGAAAACAAcgtgtaaaataatgaaaagaagggAATTTCCAGCTGGggctgtatattttaaaaataggctacGTGGAAGGgacatgtttatattttaaaccaGCAGCAGAGACAAGTGACTGCTCTGTGCTTATGTTGTATCTAGTACCGCCCAGACTGTGGGATTGTTCTGAGGACAGTGCAGGATAGCGCACATATTGAGGAAAGGTAGGAATGAAGATGCTCTTTTCTCTGTGACTGACATTCCGGAGGCTTTTCCAAGTGATGGATGGAGAGTTACAATTACTATCTGTGAGTAACTCAGAGCCCTCTTGAATTGAAAGTCCACAGTATTAGTTTTGGTTAGGCATACACGGATTTTACATgcctgaatgaataaatgcatcgagaaactgaaaaaaaagagaagaggcaggagctCTGGCACATTGAGAGTAATTATTATTTCCAGTATTGTGACTGGGTATTTCAAATGTGAGGATTAGTTCTTCGGATGCTCAGCTACCTTGCCCTCAAAAGTTCTGCCCTTTGCTCATGGCTAAGTCTTTTGAATGAAACCTACCATCTGCCAAATGTTTTACACTGTCACAGTAACAACCATCAAATTTTAGCAGATCTACTCCCCAGTCAGCAAAGGTCTTGGCATCAATGTCATAGTATCCATAACTCCCAGGGTAGCCTGCGCAGGTTTTATTTCCGGCATCTGCATAAATCCCTAGCTTCAGTCCTTTGCTATGGacctgaaatgagaaaaaaagagttaccTCAATAGAAGGGCAATCATGAAGTAGAAAGAGAGAACCACtccaggctggaggcagagaccagTACACTTCACCAGTACATCCCCCCCCCCGCCAAGTTCCGAAAATTGTCCAGATGACTCTGTTGGGAGATAAAGAGCAAAGCCTCCAATTCTGCTGAGTTCAAACTATACACGTAATTACAGCACAGAACTGAAGTTCCCTGTCCATGGCTCTAATCTTCTTCTGATGGGATCCTTAGAGTTACCTTTTCAGGGCAATGATAGATTAGATATATCTGGACAAAGATGCTCTCCTTAACTAAACCTTAGGTccctctgagccctcttctcaaGTAGGCCTCTACTTTGGCCTTCCTTGTctagttttagcaagaatcctgctaagttaTCCCCCTACCCTCAAAATCTGATCAAACTCCTTATGACCCACCCTTGATGTCTAACCCCAGGGCCTGCCCTTAGCAAGAATATGCCTCCTCTTAGTCCCTCCTAGTAATTTTCCATTCGTTGATCCTCACAATCCACCCATTGGCTATAAAACCCCACTTGTCTTTGGTGAATTTGGAATTGTGCTTGGCTCTTTCCCCTAATACAATAGCACTGAATTTTATTCAGTTTCTGTCTTCACTGCCTTTAACTACTGTCCAGCTCTATTACTGTTTAATAATCCCCAGAATATATTCCTCTTACCTTCTAAAATTCTAGTTTATAGTACAATTACAATATGAGACTGACGCGCTGCCCACTGCGCTAAGAAGGCGTTTAGTACAATTACAATAATTGCTCAGAgcttatataaaaatatatgcacatatgtcaAGAACCAAGTTCCTTTTTCCTCCTAGAGAATTTAGTGGTTTCAGCAAAAGGAGAACTTCTCCAAGATGGGCCTCAAGAACTATTGCAAAATATAGATGTGCTGATGGGATAAACATTCTATCTGATAAGCCTTACAATTCAATACTCAGGTAACAGCAGCTATTTTAGTTTCTAAATGTTTTTGAGCAAGCTTAGGTACAGAAGTGCTTACAgtttcctgaaagaaaaagagaactatcTATAAACTCACAAAATCAGCTAGATGGCGGATCCCATTAGGAAAGCGGTTAGAGTCTGCCTGAAGTCTGCCTTTTGAATCTCTCTGAGGAGCCATCCAACAGTCATCAATGCAGAGGTACTGATAACCCGCATCCTTCCAGCCATCTGAGACCATGAGGTCAGCCATCTGCAGGAAGAGCTTCTCGCTGAAAGAGAAATCCCAAGAATCGTTACAATTCGTTAAACAAATACTTGAGTACTCCTATTTGTTAGACATCTTGGGGTTTTACAATTTATTTCTTAACCCAGTAATAGTTTGGTAGTAACCACAACCAATGCAAGGTAAAACGGATTGGGCCatgtttcttctccctcctctcccctcttaaTACTACCACCCTACGGGCCCCAAACAATTAAAATAGGAATGAGAAATACATGAAATGGAAAAGGCTATTAGAATTAAGAAGAAAGTACAGTAAAGTAAAAAGCTACCAAGTTAACACAATCAACAGCTTCCTTAGATATCCACAGTAACCTATTCAGAGAAAAAGACCATTCACAAGAGCAACCAAAAAAGTAACAGACAAAACCTAGAATACCTGGAAACAACTTTAAGATATGTGCAGGGTTCATATGAATAAAACGATGCTGTTTCCAAATTATTTAAGTGGACAGACATTATTTTGCCCTCGATTAGgaaaactcaatattaaaaagCAGCTAATTCTCCCTATACACCTTTATACGTTTAATAAGACCCTGAACAAATCCCCAAAGAACCACTGTATTCAcaacatacaataaaataaaaacaagtaaaacaacCCCCAGCCCACATTCCAGTTGAAAAACAGGGAACTAACAAACAAGCAGTCCATAACAGAAACCATGCAAAGAGCCAATTTAAcatacaaaaagatgttcaagtGTATCAGGAATCAAACACATGACAATAAAAACACCTACCAGActggcaaaatttaaaagaatgacaaaaaagCAGTGTCGGCCAGGCTGTGGGGAAACAGGAATTCTTcatacactgttgttgggaaggTGCATTTATAATACTTTTGGGGAGGATAGtttgagaagaaacagaatgagcATACATTTGGATCTAGTAATTAGACTTCTAAGGAAAGAATCGGATGATGTACAAGTGGGGTGAGTGGAGCTTTggtcataataatgaaaaattgaagAGCCTGAACAGCTATCAACAGGAGattgcttaaataaattatggtatatacatacaattagCATTTATGAAGCtcttattctgtgccaggcaatcactctttttacatttagaaagggtaattaatttgctcaaggtcacctggCTAAGTCATGCTTCACTAGAATTTGAACCTGGGCAGACTACAGAGTCTTGTGGTTAACTGCTCATGACATAAacatgatctcatttttattgagaataatttttaaaataaatttgtgtttgtatttacacagaaaaattgGCAAGGTtgtaaatctttattttcattatactCTTCTTTACTATCTATATTTTTTGCCATGATCATGCATTTTTAATAatcagatacaaaaataagataACCACcacttagaaaaaaaggaaaagacaaaaaaagaaatatgtgatGGGCACAATTTACCCTAGGGTCACGATGGATTTAGTCTGAAACTTAGAAGGCCAATTAATTGTCATGTTTGACCAACTCTCTGACTTCACCTGTAAAGACACTAATAGGAATAACTTATGGCCACTGGGATGTAACATGACCGAGGCTTATGGAGGGGCCTCTGCACCAAGGgtatctttattgttttttttaacaacatcTATCGGTGATTCCTAACCTTTCTAGATCACAAatccctttgagaatctgaaCAAAGCTCAAGATCCTCCCTCCCTAAAAACACACATACTCATATTTGCAGCTATGCATTACTTTTTCCATCAATTCCAGGTTAAGAACATTTCTTCTCTATGCCTCATTGAGGGGTCTGGTACCGCACTGTGCTATGTACTTCAAATGGGTTATCTCATTGAAAGTCCACCTGTGTGAACTACTTTACAGATCCTCTGAGTTGACTCTCTTAGGTAGGAGTTGTTATCTagatttacagataaggaatgtATGGATCAGATAGGATCAGCACCTGTTTCAGCCAGCCTCAACCCTCACCTTTGACAGATAAGAGTTTCTCCACGTCAACCTTCCAAGGAGACGCCATACTCAAGGGCTATTGGGTGGGGAGATCTCAGAGACTAAATTCTCTCTAAATTCCCTCAAGTTACAGCCAAGGAACCCGTGaccccaaaaggagaagaaatggcaCGCGTCTTAGTCCTCTGCCTCTCCTACTCACCACAGCTGTCCTTACTGCGAGTACCTGGCAGGGACAGCAGCTCTCAATAAGGGTGTGAATGGAATTGGATGGTAAACGGAGAAAGTCCTTAGGTGGGTGATCAAGCAGAGAGAGACGGAGAAGCAGGGGCGGCTGGCGGCACTCCCACCCCAGGAGGGGTCAAATGGAGAAAATGTAGGGCTAGTCTCCATTTGGGGCAGTTTGCTGTGGGtgaaaaagaagcagcagcaataGTGGAGTTCTCCCCCGGCTCAAATGTTCTCACTGAGCCCCTCCATCCCTCCAAACACAGCTAGACAGATACCCGGATAGCGAAGGGAAGCGAGTACCCAATGTCTTCAATACCTGATACAGGAATCTGGCTCTTCTTGGCAGTTCACGTTGCACATGAAGCGCTCCCAGTGCAGCCAGCCCATGGTAGGGGTCATCGCTAAGCCGTTGTTCAGAGCCCGGGTCCCAGGGACGCCCCAGAGAACCAAGGCCAGGCAGCAAAAGGCCAGCGCGCAGCCCAGCCGTGTGACTCTGCTCATCAGGTTCATCGTCGCTGTCACCTGTGCGACACAGGTTTCTCCGAGTCACCTgagcttttaagtttaacctTAAGGGCTAAAAAGGCGGAGGCGACCCGCGGAATCCGATTTCAGCCTCATCACCAATCACCGGTGAGTTATTAAGCAATGACGCGACTGTTTCTCCGGCAACTGGGACGGTTATCCCCAGAGGCGGACCAATGACCAGTCACAGAAGACGCACCGCCACCAATCACGCGCTCCCTTTCTGGATATCGACCCGCCCTATTTTCCTACCAGAAGGAAGTGCTGCACTTTAATGATCCCCAGTTAAAGCTGAGCGGCGCTCACGTGACCGAGATCTCACATGACGTAGATCCTCACGTGATCAATCGCTTACGTGAGCAGAAGTAGTTCTGGTCGTCGTCTACCGTCTCGCTATAGCCGtttgagggaagaaagaggaaaattatcCGGTATCGTTAGAGGTTGGTGTGTGGGTGGGAACCGGGGACCCGGGGGTGGTGATGATGAAGACCAAAGCGGGGTCCGCGGGCCGCCTCCGCCTTTTTCGTTCCCTGCtttcccctcccccgctccctcctccccccatctcAGTGCCGGGAAGCCGCCTTTGCTGCGCCTGGTGGGGAAATGGTGGACGTTCGTGACTGTGTCTGTGTTTTTGTATATCTGTCTGTCTGGGCGGGTCTCAAAGGACCCTTAAGAGAATCCGTAAGCAGAGAAACGTTTGAAAACCACGTCCCCGGATTAGGAAAAACAGATCTTGAGACCAGTGGTCTGAATGCAGGACCATCCATTCAGGCACTCAGTCTCCAGTGCCTAATTGTCTGTCTGTTTGTAGGGGGAGGCACCAAGCGAATTTGATCTGTAGAGTCACATCTAGGCAAATGCTGCGTGCCTGACAGAGGCGCCCAATGAATGTTTttactgaattaaatatttaaataatgtttatttctctGCTCGTAACAATCTACATGTTCAATTTTGGACATTCGCAAAAAACAGtatactataaattaaaaaaaatacatgtaattcCTCACCCGGAGATAACTACTCAGCATTTTGGTCTGTAAAAAGTCTGTACATaagacacacataaatacacaaattCTTAATTCACAAATGGAATCCTGGTTCCTCCTTCAGGCAGCGGAGTCCTCGTGGCCTTCCCAGGAGACACAGTCATGAAGCAGAACCTCCCTGCCACTACAGAGGGGACGTGGAGGCCTAGCGTGCAGCCGGGACATTGAATGGGATGGGTGATCCAAGAGATAAGGCAGGCAAAAAGCAGAGCGTGTATCTGTCACTCAGACCTAAAGATGGTCTATAGGGAGACAGTTATCGCTGCAGATGCAGCGCTCCAGGCACATAATAGGCAACTAGTAAAAGTTGACTTGAATCCTCAGTGTAGTTTTAGGGCAGTTATTACACTTTGTACTTTCTCTCGCAGAAGCCCAGTGTTCCCAGACCATGTCAGATAAGCCATCCAcatacaaaattagaaaattttataaaatttgctaAACCAAATCCCCgaaaagtaaacattttgttttatgtattattttttgctgaaataaaagtaattactctcaatagaaaattaagaatgcacaaaaaattgaaaaacaaattgagaaagcCGTAAAACTACCACTCATTAATTAACCACTATTTATTAACACGTGACAAATTCCCCACGCACATACTTTTTctaacatagtttctttttattccagttacagtggtttttaaaaattaaaactatatagaCTCGTATAggttaaaaagtgaaaatccaCCTCACTCTTCTACCCTCCAGTTGTTATTTTCTCAAAAACAACTTATATGTTTCCAGAACTTCTATGCatctgcatacatatatgcatgcctgcttatattttaaaataagtatgatCATACTATGCATAGTCCttcacttaatatattttggaaatctaGGTCAGGGcagatctttatttttcaaacagcTGCATGGCATTCCATTTTAAGGATAAAGTATAATTCATTCAGCCTTCCCCCTGTTGATGGGTAATTAGGTTCCTAATTTTCTGCCATTACTAACAGTGTTGAAGTGAACATTATGAGTATTTCTGTTGACCAGGTTCCTGGAAGGAATTCTAGCAGGGTCAAAGGATATGTGAACATAcgtcttttttattgttgagacTATAAAATAGCTATGATCTTGGGTCACTTAAGATTATAGCATAAGTAATTTCTCATGCTATtagatatttttatgatttttaaagtgtgtaatattttatctttcttaataAAATACCTTTCAAAGAATATATAGTTCTATAAATCTCCATCTGAATTTCAGATCATCTCTTTACGGCACATAACTGGAGGTGGATTTACTGTATCAAAAGGCGTGATAAATATTTCCAATTGTTTTCCAGAAATACTATCTCAGCTTTCACTCCTCTGGGAGTGTATTAGTTTGTGACCCTGAATATCAGCATTGATTTATCCTCCCTGTTTAATTTTCACTGTCTTAATGGGTGAAAAATGGCAATTAATTCTGGTTTTAGCTTGCATTTCTGATGATTGATGAGGTTTgaacatttcccagactcctctCCTGTAGCCTTACATCTGTACTGCCTGTGTATTTAATCTGTTACGAAGTCCCACAGGGTCCACTGCTTTGAATACATTGATCACACCTTTCTTCCcgtttttaaaaactgctgttGTCTTAGGTGAATCCCGTAACCTATCTCTTAAGAGGCAGGGTTCTAACTGATCTTGCTAGCGTCACCCCGCCCCCGCGGGG is drawn from Camelus ferus isolate YT-003-E chromosome X, BCGSAC_Cfer_1.0, whole genome shotgun sequence and contains these coding sequences:
- the GLA gene encoding alpha-galactosidase A — encoded protein: MNLMSRVTRLGCALAFCCLALVLWGVPGTRALNNGLAMTPTMGWLHWERFMCNVNCQEEPDSCISEKLFLQMADLMVSDGWKDAGYQYLCIDDCWMAPQRDSKGRLQADSNRFPNGIRHLADFVHSKGLKLGIYADAGNKTCAGYPGSYGYYDIDAKTFADWGVDLLKFDGCYCDSVKHLADGYKQMSLALNRTGRSIVYSCEWPLYAWPFVKPNYTEIRQYCNHWRNSADIYDSWQSVRSILDWTSSNQESVVPAAGPGGWNDPDMLVIGNFGLSQDQQVTQMALWAIMAAPLFMSNDLRHISPEAKGLLQNKDVIAINQDPLGKQGYRLRKNDNFEVWERPLSNLAWAVAVVNLQDIGGPRYYTIPIASLGKGLACNPACLITQLLPVKTKLGFYEWTKSLKTQINPTGTVLLRLESASKIASKSSL